From the Ipomoea triloba cultivar NCNSP0323 chromosome 8, ASM357664v1 genome, the window GAAGGAAATAGAGGAACTTCAGGAGGATATCAAAATGCACCTTGATTTGGATAGGGCAACAGAGACGCATGTACAGTATTGGGAAGCGCTTTTGGTGGTTTGCAATTGGGAATTGTCAGAGGCCCGGAAAAGGGACGCTATGGATCGAGCCAGAGTGCGGGGAGAGCACTTACCGCCAGAGTTGCAGGCTGAAGAAAGGGGTTTACATTCTAGCATTGAAACAGATGTGAAGCTTTTCTTGAAGGGTAAGAGTTACGGTGAATTGGAAGCTTTGCAAGTGCAAATTGAAACCCAGATGCGATCTGGAACCGCCAAAGTGGTTGAATATTGGGAAGCTGTTCTTAAGCGGCTTCAGATTTTCAAGGCTAAGGCTTGTCTAAAAGAAATCCACTCAAAAATGTTGGGTAAATATCTAGAACAGCTTGAGACACCATCTGAGAGGAAAGAAGACCTAGATTATATTCAGAAGAATAATCAAGCTATATCTGCAGAGCCTGTGCTTAATGAAGATAataaggaggaggaggaggtggaagaagaagaagaaaatgaggatgACCGGGATGATGGATCATATTCGCCTCTGTTAGTACATGATGACAAAAAGGAAGAGGCAATTGATCCTGATGAAGAcagagctatgcttgaaaagaaCCGAATGGCAGTTCTGGAAGAACGTCGCGTTCAGGATATGATTCCAAAACCAAAGCCTCCTGAAGACAACCTTGAGAAGAAGGCCTTGAAAGCCATGGGAGCTATGGAGGAAGGAGATGCAGTGTTTGGCTCTAATGATGAAGTTAATCTTGATTCAGAGGTTTACTGGTGGCATGACAAGTACCGCCCAAGGAAGCCCAAGTACTTCAATCGTGTTCATACTGGATACGAATGGAACAAGTATAATCAGACTCATTACGACT encodes:
- the LOC116026680 gene encoding cactin-like isoform X1, which codes for METSRRNQRWKSDDFESEEDERMKSGKKRKITDEDIAKYMAKKAERRLKKIAKKLNANQKLSGYSNDSNSFGDSNLNEKFIWEKKIHRDISRGVPLESFSLKAEKERQKERIAEIEKVKKRREERAIEKAQREEEMAMLARERARAEFQDWEKKEEEFHFDQSKTRTKIRIQQGRIKPIDVLIEQLDPSCDFDIEINEPYMVFKGLTMKEIEELQEDIKMHLDLDRATETHVQYWEALLVVCNWELSEARKRDAMDRARVRGEHLPPELQAEERGLHSSIETDVKLFLKGKSYGELEALQVQIETQMRSGTAKVVEYWEAVLKRLQIFKAKACLKEIHSKMLGKYLEQLETPSERKEDLDYIQKNNQAISAEPVLNEDNKEEEEVEEEEENEDDRDDGSYSPLLVHDDKKEEAIDPDEDRAMLEKNRMAVLEERRVQDMIPKPKPPEDNLEKKALKAMGAMEEGDAVFGSNDEVNLDSEVYWWHDKYRPRKPKYFNRVHTGYEWNKYNQTHYDYDNPPPKTVQGYKFNIFYPDLVDRSKAPTYVIEKDGDSVDTCIIKFHAGPPYEDIAFRIVNREWEYSHKKGFKCIFDRGILHLYFNFKRNRYRR
- the LOC116026680 gene encoding cactin-like isoform X2 produces the protein METRRNQRWKSDDFESEEDERMKSGKKRKITDEDIAKYMAKKAERRLKKIAKKLNANQKLSGYSNDSNSFGDSNLNEKFIWEKKIHRDISRGVPLESFSLKAEKERQKERIAEIEKVKKRREERAIEKAQREEEMAMLARERARAEFQDWEKKEEEFHFDQSKTRTKIRIQQGRIKPIDVLIEQLDPSCDFDIEINEPYMVFKGLTMKEIEELQEDIKMHLDLDRATETHVQYWEALLVVCNWELSEARKRDAMDRARVRGEHLPPELQAEERGLHSSIETDVKLFLKGKSYGELEALQVQIETQMRSGTAKVVEYWEAVLKRLQIFKAKACLKEIHSKMLGKYLEQLETPSERKEDLDYIQKNNQAISAEPVLNEDNKEEEEVEEEEENEDDRDDGSYSPLLVHDDKKEEAIDPDEDRAMLEKNRMAVLEERRVQDMIPKPKPPEDNLEKKALKAMGAMEEGDAVFGSNDEVNLDSEVYWWHDKYRPRKPKYFNRVHTGYEWNKYNQTHYDYDNPPPKTVQGYKFNIFYPDLVDRSKAPTYVIEKDGDSVDTCIIKFHAGPPYEDIAFRIVNREWEYSHKKGFKCIFDRGILHLYFNFKRNRYRR